In a single window of the Notamacropus eugenii isolate mMacEug1 chromosome 4, mMacEug1.pri_v2, whole genome shotgun sequence genome:
- the LOC140500280 gene encoding TBC1 domain family member 20-like, with translation MRRVRGTGDRRGGRDRGGSGAKAGEGKVTSQQARGLKSKPSTESWRRQKLLQIHEALSQDPVDVELLRLAAQSRGGLLSDQVRRKVWPRLLGLSPYDLPPHPGRSLLRDHRDYHQVQMDVERSLAHFPRGMRPEQRAVLQEQLVAVILAVLSSRPELHYYQGYHEVALALLLVLGPRAAAALLDQLSMHHLRDFMDPTMDNTWHILNYLLPLLARESPQLHSFMERAEVGTVFALSWLLTWFGHVLPEPTHVLRLMDFFLASHPLMPVYVAAAVVLHREPEVLAGPCDMPSLHQLLSRLPQPLPTESLLAQALNLFSRHPHSQVAQEVAVRNHSSLSIEDSFTALQAASAHQRPDRVLQKQRQQPGFPKPSENQSGPSTLVKAAVWGLSATLGAAALAVTQTALGWGPEVLWKIF, from the exons ATGAGAAGGGTCCGCGGAACCGGAGACCGGCGGGGAGGTCGGGATCGGGGCGGGAGCGGGGCTAAGGCTGGCGAGGGGAAGGTGACATCGCAGCAAGCCCGTGGCCTCAAGAGTAAGCCGAGCACAG AATCCTGGAGAAGGCAGAAACTGCTGCAGATTCATGAAGCCTTGAGCCAGGACCCTGTAGATGTGGAGTTACTTCGACTGGCTGCCCAGAGCCGAGGGGGCTTACTTAGTGACCAGGTCCGGAGAAAGGTCTGGCCTCGGCTTCTGGGCCTCAGTCCCTATGACCTGCCACCCCATCCAG GCCGAAGCCTACTTCGGGACCATAGAGATTATCACCAGGTGCAAATGGATGTGGAGCGCTCCTTGGCCCACTTTCCCCGGG GGATGCGCCCGGAGCAGAGAGCTGTGCTACAGGAGCAGCTGGTGGCAGTGATCCTGGCTGTGCTGAGCTCCCGGCCAGAGCTACACTATTACCAGGGCTACCATGAGGTGGCGCTGGCTCTGCTGCTGGTGCTGGGGCCACGTGCAGCTGCTGCCTTGCTGGATCAACTCTCCATGCACCATCTCAG GGACTTCATGGACCCCACAATGGATAACACTTGGCACATCCTGAACTATCTGCTACCTCTGCTGGCACGGGAGAGTCCTCAGTTACATAGCTTCATGGAGAG GGCCGAGGTGGGAACAGTGTTTGCCCTAAGCTGGCTGCTGACCTGGTTTGGCCATGTGCTACCTGAGCCCACCCACGTGCTACGTCTCATGGACTTCTTCCTAGCTTCTCACCCACTCATGCCTGTCTACGTGGCTGCTGCG GTGGTTCTGCACCGGGAGCCAGAGGTCCTAGCAGGCCCCTGTGATATGCCAAGCCTGCACCAGCTACTATCTCGTCTGCCACAGCCCTTGCCCACTGAGTCCCTCCTAGCCCAGGCCCTGAACCTCTTTAGCCGGCACCCCCATTCCCAGGTGGCCCAGGAGGTTGCTGTGAGAAACCACAGCAG CTTGTCCATTGAGGACTCCTTCACAGCTCTGCAAGCAGCCTCAGCGCACCAGCGGCCTGACCGGGTCCTACAGAAGCAGCGGCAGCAGCCAGGGTTCCCGAAGCCTTCAGAGAATCAGAGTGGGCCCAGCACTCTGGTGAAAGCagctgtatggggtctctcagccACATTAGGGGCAGCAGCCCTGGCTGTCACACAGACTGCACTGGGCTGGGGCCCTGAAGTTCTCTGGAAGATCTTCTAG